The following coding sequences lie in one Euhalothece natronophila Z-M001 genomic window:
- a CDS encoding glycoside hydrolase family 15 protein, which translates to MLIIHNEELLDLIRSHYSPVDIENILVRLLEKEALTFPRLENGLFPAAELDEETEYTGYSNVWVRDNIHVAHAHYVWGKTDIAVQNAQTLMAYFTKHRSRFEKIIDQPPLAKNVMNRPHVRFNGNTLEENPENWPHAQNDALGYFLWFYCFLVREGWISLTELDVKTLALFPLYFRAIAFWQDEDSGHWEETRKIEASSIGTVVAGLKALRQLNLNANFIAHCCEYNGEVITPRLLDELIEKGNIALNQILPAECIQKDPKKQRESDGALLFLIYPLGVISDAMAEKVRDRVLNNLEGKYGIKRYLGDSFWFPNYKTLLSQELRTADFSNEIEKRDAFLKEGQEAQWCIFDPIVSVIFGQDYQKTKHPENLQQQIHYLNRSLGQITGKNSEFGAYKCPELYHIEGEEYVPSDATPLLWTQANLIIALKMMEASLSNQH; encoded by the coding sequence ATGCTTATTATTCATAACGAAGAATTACTAGACTTAATTCGTTCTCATTATTCTCCTGTTGATATTGAAAATATATTGGTGCGACTTCTTGAAAAAGAAGCCCTTACATTTCCCCGTTTAGAGAATGGTTTGTTCCCGGCAGCAGAATTAGATGAGGAAACAGAATATACAGGATACTCTAATGTTTGGGTACGAGATAATATTCATGTTGCCCATGCCCATTATGTCTGGGGAAAAACAGATATTGCGGTACAAAATGCCCAAACCTTGATGGCATATTTTACCAAGCATCGATCGCGCTTTGAAAAGATTATTGATCAACCTCCCCTAGCAAAAAATGTCATGAATCGTCCTCATGTTCGATTTAATGGCAACACCCTTGAAGAAAACCCTGAAAACTGGCCCCATGCCCAAAATGATGCCTTAGGCTACTTTTTATGGTTCTATTGTTTCTTAGTACGAGAAGGATGGATTAGTTTAACGGAATTGGATGTAAAAACCCTCGCGTTGTTTCCTCTCTATTTTCGCGCGATCGCGTTTTGGCAAGATGAAGATAGTGGTCATTGGGAAGAAACTCGCAAGATAGAAGCCTCTAGTATTGGCACAGTGGTAGCAGGATTAAAAGCACTAAGACAACTGAATCTCAATGCTAATTTTATTGCCCATTGCTGTGAGTATAATGGCGAAGTTATTACTCCTCGCTTATTAGATGAGTTAATTGAAAAAGGCAATATTGCCCTCAATCAAATTCTCCCGGCTGAATGTATCCAAAAGGATCCCAAGAAACAACGAGAGTCTGATGGGGCGTTATTATTCTTAATTTATCCTTTAGGTGTCATCTCCGATGCAATGGCAGAAAAAGTGCGCGATCGCGTTTTAAATAACTTAGAAGGGAAGTATGGAATTAAACGGTATTTAGGCGATTCGTTTTGGTTTCCTAACTACAAAACCCTCTTAAGCCAAGAGTTGCGTACTGCTGATTTTAGTAATGAAATTGAAAAACGAGATGCCTTTTTAAAAGAAGGACAAGAAGCCCAATGGTGCATTTTTGATCCCATTGTTTCTGTTATCTTTGGGCAAGATTATCAGAAAACTAAACATCCAGAAAACTTACAGCAGCAAATCCATTACCTGAATCGTTCCCTTGGACAAATTACAGGCAAAAACAGTGAATTTGGCGCTTATAAATGTCCCGAGTTGTATCATATCGAAGGGGAAGAATATGTTCCCAGTGATGCCACGCCACTATTATGGACACAAGCTAATTTAATTATTGCCTTAAAAATGATGGAAGCCAGTTTAAGCAACCAGCATTGA
- the galE gene encoding UDP-glucose 4-epimerase GalE codes for MSSTILVTGGAGYIGSHAVLSLKEKGYQVVILDNLVYGHRDLVEKQLKVELVVGDTCDASLLEQLFQTRDISAVMHFAAYAYVGESVENPAKYYHNNVVGTLTLLEAMQKAGVNKFVFSSTCATYGVPEIIPIPETHPQNPINPYGASKLMVERILKDFDTAYNLKSVIFRYFNAAGADPEGRTGEDHNPETHLIPLILLTALGKRKAIKIFGRDYPTRDGTCIRDYIHVTDLAQAHVLGLEYLLQGGNSEIFNLGNGNGFTVQEMIATAKAVTGKEFAVEDAQRRPGDPPTLIGSSDKAKQILGWTPQYDELNQILSHAWQWHQKRHG; via the coding sequence ATGTCATCTACCATTCTCGTAACCGGCGGTGCGGGCTATATTGGTTCTCATGCCGTTCTTTCCTTAAAAGAAAAAGGCTATCAGGTTGTTATTCTCGATAATCTCGTTTATGGCCATCGTGATCTGGTTGAAAAGCAACTCAAGGTAGAATTAGTAGTTGGAGATACCTGCGATGCTTCTCTGCTGGAGCAACTATTTCAAACCCGAGACATTTCCGCTGTCATGCACTTTGCTGCTTATGCCTATGTGGGCGAGTCAGTGGAGAACCCTGCCAAATATTATCACAATAATGTTGTGGGAACGCTCACTTTACTGGAAGCAATGCAAAAAGCAGGGGTTAACAAATTTGTTTTCTCTTCCACCTGTGCCACTTATGGCGTTCCTGAGATAATTCCCATTCCCGAAACCCACCCTCAAAACCCCATTAACCCCTATGGTGCGAGTAAATTAATGGTGGAACGTATCCTTAAAGACTTTGATACTGCCTATAATTTGAAATCCGTTATTTTTCGGTATTTTAACGCGGCAGGGGCAGATCCTGAGGGGCGAACAGGAGAAGATCACAACCCAGAAACTCATCTCATTCCCCTGATTTTACTCACTGCTCTAGGAAAACGTAAAGCTATTAAAATCTTTGGTCGTGATTATCCCACTCGCGATGGCACTTGTATTCGAGACTATATTCATGTAACCGATTTAGCCCAAGCTCATGTTTTGGGATTAGAATACTTGCTACAGGGCGGAAATAGTGAGATTTTTAATTTAGGCAATGGCAATGGGTTTACTGTACAAGAAATGATTGCGACTGCCAAAGCCGTTACGGGAAAAGAGTTTGCTGTGGAAGATGCCCAACGTCGCCCTGGAGATCCCCCAACCTTAATTGGCAGTAGTGACAAGGCAAAGCAAATATTGGGTTGGACACCGCAATATGATGAGTTAAACCAAATTCTCAGTCATGCCTGGCAATGGCATCAAAAGCGACATGGTTGA
- a CDS encoding slr1306 family protein, translating into MAVQLKKPILIGGVGLSFLLWMGSMLQDTLMGVGEWGIPSAIALGTGLWLWQSRKTPPTAPKVLPKIDQKVVEAEIHKVQTILEKIQEEDSDTDPSYLQSQLNSLWENLNRDSLNLVITGGKNVGKTSLKTTLDLPSHHLSETSPLYQNDSNLETIQTTALTSEVVIFVVNGDITDSEYQTLQQWSQQQQKLLVVFNKQDQYSPEEQAIIYQQLKTRLTPLISEKNIITSTASPNPIKVRKVKADNSHEEWEETPSPEVETLQTRLNTILTEERLTLLYQSTWRKAQQLKLEAKTILNEIRRQRALPYIEQYQWIAAGTAFANPVSSLDLLATVAINTQLIVDLGKIYQQTFSFSQAQTVAGTLGKQMVQLGLVEFSTQAVTGILKTNFVTYIAGGTVQGLSAAYLTRIAGLSLIEYFQEQEINDTTQVNPNRLQAKLQKVFQNNQRTALLKSLVRQGKERLSLQG; encoded by the coding sequence ATGGCGGTGCAATTGAAAAAACCCATTTTAATCGGTGGTGTTGGTTTATCTTTCTTGTTGTGGATGGGATCAATGCTTCAAGATACCTTAATGGGGGTTGGAGAATGGGGCATCCCAAGCGCGATCGCGCTAGGAACAGGTCTGTGGTTATGGCAATCACGAAAAACGCCTCCCACAGCACCCAAAGTTTTACCTAAAATTGACCAGAAGGTAGTAGAAGCGGAAATTCACAAAGTACAAACCATTCTGGAGAAAATTCAAGAAGAAGACTCAGACACTGATCCTTCCTACCTGCAAAGCCAGCTTAACAGCCTCTGGGAAAACCTCAACCGTGATTCCCTTAACCTTGTCATCACAGGGGGGAAAAATGTGGGGAAAACCAGCCTAAAAACAACCCTAGATCTTCCCTCCCATCACCTGAGTGAAACCTCTCCCCTTTATCAAAATGACAGTAATCTAGAAACCATCCAAACCACCGCCCTCACTAGCGAAGTTGTGATTTTTGTTGTCAATGGCGACATCACCGACTCCGAATATCAAACCCTTCAGCAATGGAGTCAACAGCAACAAAAACTTCTAGTCGTCTTTAATAAACAAGATCAATATTCCCCTGAAGAACAAGCCATTATTTATCAACAATTAAAAACGCGACTGACTCCGCTTATTTCCGAGAAGAATATTATCACTAGCACCGCTTCCCCTAACCCCATCAAAGTGCGAAAAGTCAAAGCTGATAATAGCCATGAAGAATGGGAAGAAACCCCATCTCCTGAGGTAGAAACTTTACAGACACGCTTAAATACGATTTTGACAGAAGAAAGACTAACCCTCCTGTATCAAAGCACCTGGCGTAAAGCCCAACAGTTAAAGTTAGAAGCAAAAACGATTCTTAACGAAATTCGCCGTCAACGCGCCCTTCCCTATATTGAGCAATATCAGTGGATTGCCGCTGGAACCGCTTTTGCTAATCCTGTGAGTAGTTTAGACTTACTAGCAACTGTCGCCATTAATACTCAGTTAATTGTTGACTTAGGCAAAATTTACCAGCAAACGTTTTCCTTTTCCCAAGCCCAGACTGTTGCAGGAACCCTCGGAAAACAGATGGTGCAATTAGGATTAGTTGAATTTTCCACCCAAGCCGTAACAGGAATCTTAAAAACGAATTTTGTCACTTATATTGCTGGGGGAACCGTCCAAGGTTTAAGTGCCGCCTATCTGACTCGTATCGCTGGATTAAGTTTAATTGAGTATTTCCAAGAACAAGAAATTAATGACACCACCCAAGTAAATCCGAATCGCCTACAAGCTAAATTACAAAAAGTGTTCCAAAATAATCAGCGCACCGCTTTGTTAAAAAGTTTAGTCCGACAGGGGAAAGAACGGCTATCACTGCAGGGCTAA